TAATGAAAAGTTCATGAAGATCATTTCCTTAGCGCCTGAAGTGCTGTAAGGAGCGAGGCGGATATGCAAAAGATCAAACGTGACGATGAAGTCATCGTCATCGCCGGGAAGGACAAAGGCAAACGTGGCACTGTTAAGCGGGTATTAGAAAGCCGCTTCTTGGTGTCCGGTGTGAACATGATTAAACGTCACACCAAGCCAAATCCCATGGCGGGTAATCAGGGCGGTATCGTCGAGCGTGAGGCTCCGATTCACGCGTCCAACGTAGCCATCTTCAATTCGGAGACCGGTAAGGCGGATCGCGTCGGCTTCCAGGTGAAGGAAGACGGTACCAAGGTACGTATCTACAAGTCGACGCAGACGCA
This DNA window, taken from Vreelandella profundi, encodes the following:
- the rplX gene encoding 50S ribosomal protein L24, yielding MQKIKRDDEVIVIAGKDKGKRGTVKRVLESRFLVSGVNMIKRHTKPNPMAGNQGGIVEREAPIHASNVAIFNSETGKADRVGFQVKEDGTKVRIYKSTQTQIDA